A single genomic interval of Lewinellaceae bacterium harbors:
- the mgrA gene encoding L-glyceraldehyde 3-phosphate reductase, with translation MQINDTHHPGHYQASSSRYGAMQYRRCGRSGLRLPMISLGLWHNFGHTDDLENGRNILRSAFDNGITHFDLANNYGPPYGAAEENFGRIFRDDFRPYRDELIISSKAGWDMWPGPYGNFGSRKYLIASLDQSLQRMGLEYVDIFYHHRPDPETPLEETMGALHHIVQQGKALYAGISQYDAERTAKAAQILRDMGTPLLIHQPRYNMFDRWVENGLLDELERQGTGAIAFSPLEQGILTGKYLKGFPEDSRAVKDPRYLDKSKITDEKLDKVRRLNAIAERRGQSLAQMAVAWLLKDERITTVLVGVSRAQQLLDNIGALNNLAFSQEELREIEAVLK, from the coding sequence ATGCAAATCAACGACACCCACCATCCCGGCCACTATCAGGCCAGCTCCAGCCGCTACGGCGCCATGCAGTACCGCCGCTGCGGCCGAAGCGGCCTCCGCCTGCCCATGATCTCGCTGGGGCTATGGCACAATTTCGGCCACACCGACGACCTGGAAAACGGCCGCAACATCCTGCGCTCCGCCTTCGACAACGGCATCACCCATTTCGACCTGGCCAACAACTACGGGCCGCCCTACGGGGCAGCCGAGGAAAACTTCGGGCGCATCTTCCGGGATGACTTCCGGCCTTACCGCGACGAGCTCATCATCTCCAGCAAAGCCGGTTGGGACATGTGGCCGGGGCCTTACGGCAACTTCGGCTCGCGCAAATACCTCATCGCCTCCCTCGATCAGAGCCTGCAACGAATGGGGCTGGAATACGTCGATATATTCTACCACCACCGGCCCGACCCCGAAACGCCCCTGGAGGAAACGATGGGCGCGCTGCACCATATCGTGCAACAGGGTAAAGCGCTTTACGCAGGCATTTCGCAATACGATGCAGAGCGCACCGCAAAAGCAGCCCAAATATTGCGGGATATGGGCACCCCGCTGCTCATCCACCAGCCGCGCTACAATATGTTCGACCGCTGGGTGGAAAACGGCCTGCTGGACGAGTTGGAGCGGCAGGGCACAGGAGCCATTGCTTTCTCGCCCCTCGAACAGGGCATTCTGACCGGCAAATACCTGAAGGGCTTCCCGGAGGACAGCCGCGCCGTGAAGGATCCGCGCTACCTGGATAAAAGCAAAATCACAGATGAAAAGCTCGACAAGGTCCGGCGCCTGAACGCCATCGCCGAAAGGCGCGGGCAGAGCCTCGCCCAAATGGCCGTCGCCTGGCTGCTGAAAGACGAGCGCATCACGACCGTACTGGTCGGCGTGAGCCGGGCACAACAGCTACTGGATAATATTGGAGCGTTGAATAACCTGGCGTTTAGTCAGGAGGAACTGCGGGAGATTGAGGCGGTTTTGAAGTGA